The stretch of DNA CAGCAAAGACCAATAATATCATCTTTCAAACTGACGTGCTGTCATCATCGAGGATCTATCTCAGGAAAAGAATAAATAACGTTAACTCTTTGGGCAGTTTGAGGGCCGGTCGTCTAGCGGGAGGATGTCGCCCTTGCAAGGGCTCCGCGCCCCAAGCGCGGCGGAGGTCCCGGGTTCGAATCCCGGCCGGTCCACTTTACCGAAAATTTTTACAAATGGCTTACGCCGGCTCCATCTCCTATGCCCGCGTATGTTTTGTAATGATAAATGCACGGGAATGCTATTCAGTGACTGTCTTAATCGTGTTTGTTGATCAACGATGGGTGTGCTTCCGGTAGAGCAGAGGAAGGTCCTCACGACTAGACTCGAAGAGCTCAGGACTAAGGCGCTTGAAAACCCGGAAGAGTTCTGGGACGAGCACGCCCGCGCGCTGGAGTGGTTCAGGATTTGGGACAAAGTGCTGGACGACTCCCAGAAGCCCTTCTACAGGTGGTTTGTCGGGGGGAAGATCAACGCCAGCTACAACGCGCTGGATAGGCACGTCAGGACCTGGAGGAAGAACAAGGTCGCGCTAGTGTGGGAGGGTGAGGATGGCGAGGTAAGGAAGTACACGTACAGGGACTTGTATGTGGAAGTTAACAGGGTGGCTGCTCTCCTCAAGAACTTCGGGGTTAAGCCTGGTGACAGAATAGCTCTCTACCTGCCGATGATCCCAGAGCTCCCGATCTTCATGCTCGCTGCCGCCAGGATCGGCGCTGTGCACACTGTGGTGTTCTCGGGATTCAGCAGCGACTCCTTGGCCCGAAGGATCAACGACTCGAGGGCCAAGCTCCTCGTGACAGCCGACGGAGGGTTCAGGCGGGGGAAAGTAGTGCCGCTTAAAGAGATAGCCGACAAGGCGTTGGAGCAGACGTTCTCTGTCGAGAACGTTATCGTTGTTAAGCGCGCGGGGGTGAACGTGAACATGGTTGAGGGGAGGGACTTCTGGTTCCACACCCTAATGGAGGGCATAAGCAGGAGTGCGTACGTTGAGCCCGAGAAGCTGGACGCTAACCACCCGCTATTCATCCTCTACACATCCGGTACCACCGGTGCTCCTAAGGGAATCTACCACAGCACGGGGGGCTACTTAGTCTGGGTCTACTGGACGCTAAAGTGGGCTTTCAACCCCAACGATGAAGACGTGTGGTGGTGCACAGCCGACATCGGGTGGATAACAGGTCACAGCTACGTGGTTTACGGGCCTTTAATGCACGGCCTAACAACCGTGATGTACGAAGGGGCTCCGGACTACCCAGCCCCCGATCGGACATGGAGCATCATCGAGAAGCACGGAGTCACCGCGTTTTACACTTCGCCAACCGCGATCAGGATGTTCATGCGCTACGGCAACCACTGGGTTGAGATGCATGATTTATCGTCGCTCAGAATACTCGGCAGCGTCGGGGAGCCAATAAACCCCGAGGCCTGGGAATGGTACTTCAAGGTGGTGGGCAAGGGCAAGTGCCCCATCATCGACACGTGGTGGCAGACAGAGACCGGAGGCTTCATGATAGCTCCTACCGCGGGCATCGACCTAGTTCCCTTAAAGCCCGGCTCTTGCACCCTGCCACTCCCGGGCGTTGATGCGGAGGTTCTAACGGAAGACGGCGCGGTGGCTCCTCCAAACACTCAGGGCTACCTGGTGGTGAGGAAGCCCTGGCCCGGCATGCTGCTGGGCGTATGGGGCGACCCTAATCGCTACATCGAAACGTACTGGAGCAGGTTACCGGGCTTCTACTACCCGGGCGACTACGCCATGAGAGACGAGGATGGGTACTTTTGGGTTCTCGGCAGGGCAGACGAGGTTCTGAAGGTTGCGGCGCACAGGATTGGGACGATGGAGCTGGAGAGCGCTCTAGTCTCGCACCCGGCCGTGGCTGAGGCCGCTGTAGTCGGGAAGCCCGACCCTATTAAGGGAGAAGTCCCGGTAGCGTTCGTGGTATTGCGGGAGGGGTTTACGCCGAGCGTTAAGCTCGAAGAGGAGCTAATGAACCTCGTCTCGGAGACCATAGGGCCGATTGCAAAGCCCGCTAACATCTTCTTCGTGCGAAAGCTCCCTAAAACAAGGAGCGGTAAAATAATGAGGAGTGTCATAAGGGCGATCGTGAAGGGGGAGCAGAATCTGGGTGATGTCACCACTATCGAAGACCCCTCCGCTATCGAGGAGCTGAAGATGATTGTGGGGAACTCGAGAAGTCAATGAAAATATTTATCTTCTCTTGCTTCCCCTCTCTTCTAGTTGATAATGCGAGTCGACCTCATAGTGATCGCCCGTATACTCGACGCGCTCTACAGTGAGGGTAGGATGAAGAAGACCCACCTCCAGATGGCGAGCAGGCTCAACTACCCGGCTTTTACCAGATACCTCGGCTGGCTGGAGGAAAAGGGGCTTCTGCGCGTTGTTGAGGGGGATGACGGGGAATACATAGAGCTGACGCAGAAGGGCAGGGAAAGCTACGAGAGGGTTGTTGTCTGGCTCAAAGAGTACGTGGGTAGGTTATGACTCGAGCTTTAACAGCAGGTGGACAAGCTTCTCGATGTCCCACGGTGGAGTGACCACCGGTACTTCGGCTAACTGCGAGACCTCCTTAAAATAGTCGTTAAGGACCTCGGCGAGCCTCTCGTAGAGGGAGTAGTAGCGACTGTAGATCTCCACGGCGCCTGCCTCGGGCTTGATCCTCACTCTCTCCTTGAAGAACAACTTCGCCGCCTCTCCGTAGCTGCCGACGGCCCCGCTGGCAACCGCCACCAGCATGGCGTCACCGCCGAGGGCGGCGTCCAGTAGCTCCGGCAAAACCACCTCCAGGCCTGTGACGTTCGACTTAATCCGAGCCCACGTGGGCGACTTCGCACCCCCGCCCATCAGCACGAGCTCCGACGGCTTTATCTCGAACTCTCTCAGAACCTCTAGGATCTTCCTCAACTCGTAGGCGACCCCCTCCATCATGGCTCTGAAGATGTGGGCCCTCGTGTGGAACACCGTTAACCCGAAGATGACGCCCCTAGCGTGGGGGTTCCAACGCGGACTCCGAGCACCGGAGAAAAACGGTAGGACTATTAAGCCGTTGGATCCGGGTGGAACGTACTCGGCCTCCATATCTAGGTACTCGTAGGCCCTGCGCTTGGTTGAGCTAGCCAGCAGGTTAACGCCCTCAGCGAGGTTGTCCCGGAACCACCTCAGTATAGCCCCAGCGGTCGACATACCAGCTTCAAGGGCCCACGTGCCAGGTATAGGCCCAACCCCCACAGAGAACCTCATCTTTGGGTCTAGGCGCGGCTCCCTGAGCAGGGTTGCCGTAGTCGAACCAGTGCCCGTAGACTCCTCCACTCGGCTGGGGTCAAGGATACCCGCCCCGAGGATCTCGGCGGTCCTGTCCCCCGTCCCGGCTAGCACCGGCGTGCCTGCCCTCAAGCCGGTCAAGGAGGCAGCTTCGGGTGTAACTTCGCCGGCGACTTCCCAGCTAGGTAGCGACTCCGGGAGGAGGTCAGCGTACTCGCCTAGCCCGAGGTCTCTTATCAGCTCGTCATCCCAGCGCTGGGAGTGTATGTTGAAAAGCATCGTTCGCGACGCTACAGTGTGATCTGTGACGGTTACCCCGGTCAATCTGTAAATAATGTAGTCTTTAGGCTGCAGGCCCACCTTAGCCCTTTTAAGAAGCTCGGGCTGATTTTCCTTGAACCACAAGAGCTTCGTTGCGGTGAACGTTGCGTCGACGACTAGACCCGTTTTCCTGTATATTTCCTCTGGGTTGATCCTCTCCTTTATTTTCTCGGCTTGCGGCGCGCTCCTCCTGTCCATCCAAATTGGAACACGTCCGAGGCTACGCCCGCTCTCATCTAGGAAAGCCATGGTCTCCCGCTGGCTGCTTGCGCACACACCTAGAATACTCCCAGGATCCACCCTCGACTTCTTGAGGACACCTCGAACTACCTGCACTGCAGTGTTCCACCAGTCATCCGGATCTTGCTCCGCCCACCCCGGGCGCGGGAAGTATGTCGGGTACTCCTGCCCCTCTAATGCGAGAAGCTTGCCGGTTACGTGAAACAGGGCCGATTTAACAGTGGTTGTGCCAACGTCTACGGCTAGAATGTACTCCTTCTGCATCGTGTGTAAATCGCGTCCGCTATGAGATAAAGAGTAGTTACTATGCGCTTTTATTCAATGACACATTTATCGGTAATAAGCTTTAACCGCTAGCTTTTCCAGCGGTTTTGAGGTGCTCCTTCTTTATAGCAACTTCTCGACCGCAGTGGGAGCACCTGAAGATAACGCTCTCACTAGTCTCACCAACCTTCTCTTTAAGCGGCCTCCCACAGTAGCACACGAAGCCTATGAGGCGGGCCGGGTTCCCCGCGACGAGACCGTGAGGTGGGACGTCTTTCGTTACAACGCTCCCGGCGGCGACCATGGCGTACTCGCCTATAGTGACTCCGCACACGATCGTAGCATTGGCCCCTATGCTTGCCCCCCTCTTCACGACTGTGGGAACGACCTCCCAGTCGGTGGAGAATGCTCGAGGGTACTTGTCGTTCGTGAACACCGCATACGGTCCCACGAAGACGTCATCCTCGATGACCACGCCGCGGTAGACGGACACGCCGTTCTGTATTTTCACCCGGTCCCCCACCACGGCACCAGCGTCAATGTACACGTCCTTACCTATGTTGCAGTTTCTCCCAATGCGCGCCCCGGATCTCACGTGCGCGAAGTGCCATATACGCGTCCCCTCCCCCACCTCCGCGCCCTCCTCTACTACCGCTGTGGGGTGCGCGTAAAAGCCTCTTTGGCTCATAGGTAACCCCCTCCTTGTTCCCCAAGGGATACTACTTAAGGTTTTTCAGAGTGCTCCAGGACCTGCGGACTATTGGAGGTAGTGCCCCCTTCCTCTCAATCCACATGGCGACGAACCTGAGGGTCTTTGGATCCGATGGGTACCCTGAACCGAAGTCGCCGTAGATCTTCTTGAGCTCGCTCACTATTCTCTCGCGCTCGGCCTTAGCGATGATCGAAGCTGCTGAAACTATAATGTACTTTCTGTCTGCGTGGTTCTCGGCCACAACCTCAACTCCTCCGCCTATCAGCTCAGACAGCCTCCTGCCAAACCTCTCCGGTACCGGGTCAGGGGAGTCCACGTACACTTTCTCGACGGGAACCCTTTTCCTCGCCTCGAGCACCAGCTCAGCCATGACCCTAAGCTCCAGCTCGTTTAAGCTCGCGAACCCTACCCTCTGCACAGCCTTGTCTATCTCGTCCGGAGGGACAACGCGCAAAGCGGAGTATTCTAGGATGCTGTCTAAAGCTCTCCGTATCTTCTCCCGGCGTCCCGGGGAAACGAGCTTTGAGTCTTTAACGCCCAAAGCCTCCAGCCACTTGAGCTTAACAGGGTTGGCACACGCGATCGCGACAACCATTGGCCCTATGAGAGGCCCCCTACCCGCTTCGTCGATACCTGCAACCACGCTCAAAGCTCAACTCCTAGATACGTAATCCATGGTACTTTTTAGTTTTTCACCCGTTTTCTTCTGTGTTCGACTTATGCTTTCTCTCACTCCCGAGGGTTGGAGAAGATGTTGTGGGAGGGTTTCGAGCTACATCCGTGGCCCCCTCGACGCTTAGCGGTCACAGCACATATGAAGAATTATAACGCTCCTCCCTGGAACCCCGAGGGGGCAAGACCACACCCTTTTTAGCTCCGCAGGCCTATCTACTCTGTGTTCGGTAGGACATTGTTCCCAGGACGTTTCCAACCTGTTCACAAAGGACACGTTGAAGCCTTACGCTGGTTACTCGGGATCAGCGAGGAGGTGATCGTGCTGGTCACGGCGGCGCAGTACAGCTTCACGTTCGAGAACCCCTTCACCGCCGGGGAGAGGATTACGATGCTGAGGCGCGCGCTCAGAGAGGTTTGGGACAGGCTTTACGTGATTCCCTTAGACAACATTCCCGACAATTCTCTCTGGCTAGACTACGTTGAGAAGCGTGTACCTGGATTCGAAGCCGTCTGCACTGGCAATCCCTTTGTGGAGCTCCTTGCACGCGCTAAGGGATATGAGGTCGTGAGGCCGCCAAACTTCGATAGGGAGCTTTTCCAGGGAAGGCTTGTGAGGAGGCTGATCGCAGAGGGAGGTAAGTGGGATGAGCTTGTCCCAGTGGAGGTTGCCGAGTACATTAAAAGCATAGGAGGGGAGGATAGACTGCGCCTGCTGGCTTCAACCGAGAACGTCGTGTTCAAGCTCTAGCTCAGGCAGAGCAGCTACCCGAGGACCCGCACAACCACCTTCACTGCGCCGCTTTTCGATAGCCTATACAGGGCGGACAGTGCCTCGCTTGTGCCGACCTCTCCTCTCCTGGCTACGAGCTCGACGAAGTCCGAGAACTCGAAGACTTTATTGTCGCTCGAGGAGGCCAGCCACAGCACAGACTCGAGAACCTTAGCTTCACTAGGTGCGAGGTTCTTGTTCAGGACTTCCTCCGCAGTGCTCTTAATCCTTCTAAGCTCCGCGTAGAACTTCTGCGTGTCCAGCGGCTGGGGGTTCACCTTGAGCTCCACGAGCTCCTGCTCCAGCCTGTTAAGATTTTCGATCTCCCTTTCTAGGACGCTTTTCTCTTGGAGAACCGCGGCGGCAACGGCCCTTCTAGCCACTTCTCGTGTCGCCTGCAGATCTCTGAGTATGAAACCGAGAGCCTTCTCGTACTCGGCTCTCAGAGCTCTCTCTACTCTATCGAGCTCCTCCAGCCCCCTCTCGAGGTCTGCCAGAGTGGACATTTTAGGCTCTTTCAGTAGCAGCTCTTGAAACCTTCTCACCCTTGCCGCTGCTTTGGCGGCTTCAGAGGCCATCGTTGGGTTGAGCGGGCTCACGAGCTTCACGTAGCTCTCAACTCTTTCGACAGCCCTGTCTGCCTCCGGTAGCACTTTCTCAACTCTCTCAAGGAAGCTCAGTGTCTGTGTAAGCACCTCCTCAAGAGACCTGAGACCCCTCTCGTACTCCTCGAGCCTCTGAGGCAGAGCCTCGGACTCGGGCGGGAGGGGTGGGTCGGGGATCGTGAGCTCGGATGCTATTTTCTCTACGAGGGCCTTCAAGAAGGCGTTGGACTCGCCTTTCCTCAACAATTCCTCGTAAAGCCGCTCCACTCTGGAGATCTCTTCACTCACTTTCTGGCTGGACTGAGCCAGGTAGTCGAGCAGGTACTTCTTCGGCCTCTTTTTAAGCAGGACTTCCATGAACCTCTAGGAAGAAGAGAAAGCTTGCAGCAAAATGTATGTATTGCTTAAAATGCTGTTGAACGGCTATATGAGGCCTTTCTCCTTAGCCTTCTTGATCACTTCTTCAACGAGTTCTTCCTTGGACTTGCCCTCGGATTCCACGCCAAGCTTCTCGGCGAGCTTTCTAAGCTCCTCATCTGAGAGGGAGGTTGCTTGGGGTTTAGGGGATGCCGCCTCTTCAACCGAAGAGGTTATCTTCTGGCTCTCCTCCCGGAATATCCTGACAGCCTCACCGGCGGCCTTAGCGAGCTCGGGAAGCTTCTTCGGCCCAAAGAGTATTAGCGCGATTACGATGAGGAGGAGTATCTCGGTGGGACCTATGTTGAACTGAAGGGGGATCACCGGGTAGCCTCCAACCGGGTACATTTGCGCACCAAAGCTTAGCTCAGCAAGGGTGGTAAAAAATATTTCCATGAAAGCCTTGCCTAAGCTGTGCCACGAGAAGTGCTCGTAATTCACGGCGGTGCGGGGAGGTTCAGACCCTCTATTTTGGAGGAGCGGGCAGCGATCGAGGAGGCATTGCGCTCAGCCCTCTATGATGGCATGAGTGCGCTATCCTCGGGAAACGCTCTGGATGCGGTTGAAGCGGCGGTGAAGAGCATGGAAGGCTCCGGCGTCTTCAACGCGGGAAAAGGAGCATCACTTAACCTTCTGGGAGAGCAGGAGCTTGACGCGAGCGTGATGTTCGGGAGAGACCTAAGCTTCGGAGCCGTAGCCTCGCTAAAGTACACCTGGAATGCCGTGTCGCTGGCGCGCAAGGTCATGGAGAGAACAGATCACGTCTTTCTCGTGGGCTACGGGGCCGATAAGCTGGCAGAGGCCTTGGGCTTCGAGCGTATCCCGCCCCCTTCGCCAAGGCTCCTCGAGAGGTATCGAGAGCTTCTCGAAAAGGTGAGGAGCCTCGGCTATGATTTATGGAGGAGGAATTTTGAGATCGTCAGGCTTTTTCTACCAGATACTGTCGGAGCAGTTGCCTTAGACAGGGATGGAAACCTGGCGGCTGCCACCAGCACTGGCGGGCTGTGGTTGAAGCTCCCGGGACGTGTGGGCGACACACCCCTCCCCGGAGCAGGCGTCTACGCCGAGAACGGAGTGGTGGCGGTCTCTGCTACCGGTATCGGGGAGCTCATCGCCAGGTACCTTGCAGCGGCGAGAGTGGCCTTCAAGGTGAAGTCCGGCGTAAGCGTTGAGCAGGCTGTTCGTGACGTGGTGCACGAGGTCACGAGGCTGTTTTCCGAGGAAAACACAATCGGGTTGATAGCCCTCGACGCGGCTGGGAACATCGGGATTCACTCCAACTGTGAGGTTTTCCTGAGAGGTTACACGTTTAAGGGCGGAGAGCCGCGGGTAGCGTTGCTAGGAAGCGAGGAGCCTCATTAGCACTTTTTCTGTCCTCTTGCCCTTTATGTACATGTGCGCTGATACCGCAGCCAGCACTGACGAGAAGACAAGCAGCGAGAGGTTGGCGTTAACTGCGGCGAGCGCAGCGGAAAGCAGCGCGAAAAACAGGCTTGCTGACGAGGTCGCTTTTGAGAGCTTGACCTTCGATGCTTCTCTCTCAAGGAAGCCGTGCGCAACTCTAACCCTCAGTGCTGATGCGACAACGTAGAGTGTGCCGAGAGCCAGAACTAGCGATGCGAAGAGCATTGAGACCGTGCCTGCAGTCGCTTGCGTATGTCTTGTGATGTTGCCTGACGGCTGGGAAGGTACCGTTGTTGTGTTAGAGGAAAGGGTTCTGATCTGGGTCGCTGTACTCACCTCCTCGCTTCGACCCTCCTGCCTCTCCAGCGAGGTAACTATCGTTGTCGATAGAAGCAGGATTGAGACGATCAATGCTACGATCGACCTGATCATACTCCGATTACATGAAGCCGAAGATACAAATAAACTAAACGTATCGAGGCTACAGCCGAACGAAGACGAGTAGCAGAGGTAGAACAGCAACGGTGCTTACAAGCGTGGACGTCACAACTATGCGTGCCACCCGTTTAGCGTCCAAGCCAAGTTCCCGCGAGATAGGTACACAGGACGCGGCGCTGGGCATAACGCTCTCTAGGACAGCCACGCCCCTATCCACGCCCTCGAGGATACCTGTCTTGACGAACAGAAGTGTGAGGGGAACTACTACGGCGAGCCTGTACGCGTAGGACTTTAACCCCTCTGGGTCAAGCGCAGGCTTAACGCCGAACTCAACCCCTAACTGGACTAGGGCTATGGTCGCAGCGGCATCGGAAAACGGCTTCAGGAGCTGTATAACGAGGCTGGGCAAAGTTACCCTTACTGCTCCTAGCACCAGTCCCAGCATCACGGCGGTGATTGGCGGGAAGGACAGGATTCTTCTTGCCAGAGAGTATGGGGAGCTGATCCTGCTTGAGAGCGTGGGAGCTAAGACGTTAGAGACGGAGTTGTTACCGAAAATGTAAAAGCCCACACTCGCGACGCCCTCTGTGCCCCACAAGGACTGGGCGATTCCGACAGGCAAGTACCCCGCGTTTGCGTACATTGAAGTTAAGACGACTTCAGCTTCCTCTTTCAGAGACCTTGTTAGCAAGAACGTTAAAACGACGCTCAGAGCGCTTAGAGCGGTGAGGGCGAATGGTCGCAGATCTGTTGCCTGGAAAACACGGCTGTACGTGGACGTGAAC from Infirmifilum sp. NZ encodes:
- the acs gene encoding acetate--CoA ligase — protein: MGVLPVEQRKVLTTRLEELRTKALENPEEFWDEHARALEWFRIWDKVLDDSQKPFYRWFVGGKINASYNALDRHVRTWRKNKVALVWEGEDGEVRKYTYRDLYVEVNRVAALLKNFGVKPGDRIALYLPMIPELPIFMLAAARIGAVHTVVFSGFSSDSLARRINDSRAKLLVTADGGFRRGKVVPLKEIADKALEQTFSVENVIVVKRAGVNVNMVEGRDFWFHTLMEGISRSAYVEPEKLDANHPLFILYTSGTTGAPKGIYHSTGGYLVWVYWTLKWAFNPNDEDVWWCTADIGWITGHSYVVYGPLMHGLTTVMYEGAPDYPAPDRTWSIIEKHGVTAFYTSPTAIRMFMRYGNHWVEMHDLSSLRILGSVGEPINPEAWEWYFKVVGKGKCPIIDTWWQTETGGFMIAPTAGIDLVPLKPGSCTLPLPGVDAEVLTEDGAVAPPNTQGYLVVRKPWPGMLLGVWGDPNRYIETYWSRLPGFYYPGDYAMRDEDGYFWVLGRADEVLKVAAHRIGTMELESALVSHPAVAEAAVVGKPDPIKGEVPVAFVVLREGFTPSVKLEEELMNLVSETIGPIAKPANIFFVRKLPKTRSGKIMRSVIRAIVKGEQNLGDVTTIEDPSAIEELKMIVGNSRSQ
- a CDS encoding winged helix-turn-helix domain-containing protein, with the protein product MRVDLIVIARILDALYSEGRMKKTHLQMASRLNYPAFTRYLGWLEEKGLLRVVEGDDGEYIELTQKGRESYERVVVWLKEYVGRL
- a CDS encoding xylulokinase, whose product is MQKEYILAVDVGTTTVKSALFHVTGKLLALEGQEYPTYFPRPGWAEQDPDDWWNTAVQVVRGVLKKSRVDPGSILGVCASSQRETMAFLDESGRSLGRVPIWMDRRSAPQAEKIKERINPEEIYRKTGLVVDATFTATKLLWFKENQPELLKRAKVGLQPKDYIIYRLTGVTVTDHTVASRTMLFNIHSQRWDDELIRDLGLGEYADLLPESLPSWEVAGEVTPEAASLTGLRAGTPVLAGTGDRTAEILGAGILDPSRVEESTGTGSTTATLLREPRLDPKMRFSVGVGPIPGTWALEAGMSTAGAILRWFRDNLAEGVNLLASSTKRRAYEYLDMEAEYVPPGSNGLIVLPFFSGARSPRWNPHARGVIFGLTVFHTRAHIFRAMMEGVAYELRKILEVLREFEIKPSELVLMGGGAKSPTWARIKSNVTGLEVVLPELLDAALGGDAMLVAVASGAVGSYGEAAKLFFKERVRIKPEAGAVEIYSRYYSLYERLAEVLNDYFKEVSQLAEVPVVTPPWDIEKLVHLLLKLES
- a CDS encoding acyltransferase; this encodes MSQRGFYAHPTAVVEEGAEVGEGTRIWHFAHVRSGARIGRNCNIGKDVYIDAGAVVGDRVKIQNGVSVYRGVVIEDDVFVGPYAVFTNDKYPRAFSTDWEVVPTVVKRGASIGANATIVCGVTIGEYAMVAAGSVVTKDVPPHGLVAGNPARLIGFVCYCGRPLKEKVGETSESVIFRCSHCGREVAIKKEHLKTAGKASG
- the rnhB gene encoding ribonuclease HII; this encodes MVAGIDEAGRGPLIGPMVVAIACANPVKLKWLEALGVKDSKLVSPGRREKIRRALDSILEYSALRVVPPDEIDKAVQRVGFASLNELELRVMAELVLEARKRVPVEKVYVDSPDPVPERFGRRLSELIGGGVEVVAENHADRKYIIVSAASIIAKAERERIVSELKKIYGDFGSGYPSDPKTLRFVAMWIERKGALPPIVRRSWSTLKNLK
- a CDS encoding nicotinamide-nucleotide adenylyltransferase, with protein sequence MFGRTLFPGRFQPVHKGHVEALRWLLGISEEVIVLVTAAQYSFTFENPFTAGERITMLRRALREVWDRLYVIPLDNIPDNSLWLDYVEKRVPGFEAVCTGNPFVELLARAKGYEVVRPPNFDRELFQGRLVRRLIAEGGKWDELVPVEVAEYIKSIGGEDRLRLLASTENVVFKL
- the tatA gene encoding Sec-independent protein translocase subunit TatA/TatB; this translates as MYPVGGYPVIPLQFNIGPTEILLLIVIALILFGPKKLPELAKAAGEAVRIFREESQKITSSVEEAASPKPQATSLSDEELRKLAEKLGVESEGKSKEELVEEVIKKAKEKGLI
- a CDS encoding isoaspartyl peptidase/L-asparaginase family protein, translated to MPREVLVIHGGAGRFRPSILEERAAIEEALRSALYDGMSALSSGNALDAVEAAVKSMEGSGVFNAGKGASLNLLGEQELDASVMFGRDLSFGAVASLKYTWNAVSLARKVMERTDHVFLVGYGADKLAEALGFERIPPPSPRLLERYRELLEKVRSLGYDLWRRNFEIVRLFLPDTVGAVALDRDGNLAAATSTGGLWLKLPGRVGDTPLPGAGVYAENGVVAVSATGIGELIARYLAAARVAFKVKSGVSVEQAVRDVVHEVTRLFSEENTIGLIALDAAGNIGIHSNCEVFLRGYTFKGGEPRVALLGSEEPH
- a CDS encoding AEC family transporter, translating into MLEIVLSIYTPIVIGVLLGAGLSPGERELYFFSRVVLYVFLPALLFTSTYSRVFQATDLRPFALTALSALSVVLTFLLTRSLKEEAEVVLTSMYANAGYLPVGIAQSLWGTEGVASVGFYIFGNNSVSNVLAPTLSSRISSPYSLARRILSFPPITAVMLGLVLGAVRVTLPSLVIQLLKPFSDAAATIALVQLGVEFGVKPALDPEGLKSYAYRLAVVVPLTLLFVKTGILEGVDRGVAVLESVMPSAASCVPISRELGLDAKRVARIVVTSTLVSTVAVLPLLLVFVRL